Proteins encoded together in one Hylaeus volcanicus isolate JK05 chromosome 3, UHH_iyHylVolc1.0_haploid, whole genome shotgun sequence window:
- the LOC128874232 gene encoding centrosomal protein of 162 kDa-like isoform X3, producing the protein MSSNSKKSPRFEDLISTEDDTLGSSISLSIGENSIRINEKPKVDKEVKPNEENEKDKWWLKKPQTRLEMSNVPMEINTKQSPSPSPDVSSSMKEFLEKEKMCKAMHKNEIEIRDKDDTLCDILASTAFDKYPSDFENATDEDIGSILEEMSKIAGALSPNSAPDHTKSTNSIKNSMEEEKSVEELLEEAEELVRKNSSSLSKSGSKTDTLVPENIPEDVESFNRVRQLEADIFQLIEEEVHKETEKIKKSPKNEKKRDSSPGFEVLYENVNSLKAPKTLELQRRKFEEQKVEVSSSSDLDDPIDRHSKSEELKSTRKMESDKDNLQKEITDVDKDFFEDLLKRSKERADGGMSGSSSFEQEDFSHFLKLLQGQTDKKEQDPNESNSENTLFSKLVDGRTSTVEDKPANDMSSEYPEKEISDILEKELPQANNPKTPNEIVETDSRVDGEKFKQSQSCSTSSSNKNRVDKQEFKQSQDFTSRNKNELKTPSAVNDQVSPKQIGVSNESKKLVNTKEELYTIGLTPRLELFADAIPKLLAEKTVESETQESKEVPENVKTNVRKATSSFDIKATRTTTSQRSYVERKYTHAASASGVKQQRKDIRFSKSKSYDQICKPPFRTSVENLRATKHSDTAKKPANSQIRRSPTLKPKLQLTVKPITKIPPRTKLSPKSKTDPVKTGSTPSLSSMYKGYKAKSPDSYSRTMMGGGDTKQNLTRQNWELLCREERHKNALLKQQLESETKMYKSQMNNMQISFEEELFALKKQNIILKSKIDEYSLNDRRPEPQVKKDTKLLLLEKELEKQENLIRAYEKENKKLIQDAKRMQEEMKQLQKQKSTALESNKMQEFVDRVKDLEEEALKLNLEVSQLREKNADWALKNEDLYQQNGLLNDELEMFKDQLRTKNDFITNRLQAMTTAELELKKQVEDLTVKLSSKTEQLRVVKQEFDKLQQSVLPLEKELLESRVKEGNLLEKLQVTKSHVEREKQLTQKLKDQVIIDSKKITDLNRQVREMERILKRKNPDSVSALILTANSEQEKISTEKLKLLEERILSLENEIKAKDDLVQQKVVEFQKKFSDMKEKYITQIMELESKLLEVNVKERKVYNDMFTQTALKPVENKSVETVRKEERAGSFEKEDKKDQKLSAKASLKSQNSKEDAHLLATIRGLKLELTNKDKTVSKITKEFQELQKTNRRLQKEREKLLNDRRTIKTMDFEKTNRAMVSSDSKLLSLRSTEGNDQNSNFYHNGHSDANTQRLSASVQKLYNPLQYTENGDTNLVKRLTDENDILKEELSKMNTDFMALKNKRLHDLNLLQEEHEREMATLLKEYSVKFGDSKVVKLQGQINTQVAVISHLKQQIEKLRDYKEQVVVLKVEREHLENKVKTLNEKVKYLTTPFSGKIVPSRQR; encoded by the exons ATGtcttcgaattcgaaaaaGTCCCCTCGCTTCGAGGAT CTGATATCAACCGAAGATGATACCTTGGGCTCTTCCATAAGTCTTAGCATAGGTGAAAATTCGATTAGAATAAACGAAAAGCCTAAAGTGGATAAAGAAGTCAAACCAAACGAGGAAAATGAGAAGGACAAATGGTGGTTGAAAAAGCCGCAGACCAGGCTTGAAATGTCTAACGTTCCtatggaaataaatacaaaacaatCTCCATCTCCGTCACCAGATGTTAGCTCTTCGATGAAAGAGTTTctagaaaaagagaaaatgtgCAAA GCCATGCAtaagaatgaaattgaaattagagACAAGGATGATACTCTGTGCGACATTTTGGCATCTACCGCGTTCGACAAGTATCCTTCTGATTTTGAAA ATGCAACTGATGAAGACATAGGCAGTATCTTAGAAGAAATGAGTAAGATTGCTGGAGCTCTTAGTCCAAATTCAGCTCCGGATCATACAAAATCTACGAactctattaaaaattcaatggaAGAAGAGAAATCTGTGGAAGAGTTGCTAGAGGAAGCTGAGGAACTTGTAAGAAAAAATAGTAGTAGTTTATCCAAGAGCGGATCAAAAACTGACACTTTAGTACCTGAGAATATTCCTGAAGATGTAGAAAGTTTTAACAGAGTTAGACAATTAGAAGCTGATATCTTTCAATTGATCGAAGAGGAAGTACATaaggaaacagaaaaaatcaaaaagagtccaaaaaacgagaaaaaacgGGATAGCAGTCCTGGATTTGAAGTATTGTATGAAAACGTAAATAGCCTGAAAGCCCCAAAAACATTGGAACTTCAAAGGAGAAAATTTGAAGAACAAAAGGTGGAAGTATCGAGCAGTTCTGATTTGGATGATCCAATCGATAGACATTCTAAATCGGAAGAATTAAAGAGCACAAGAAAGATGGAATCAGACAAGGATAATTTGCAGAAGGAAATAACTGATGTAGATAAGGATTTTTTTGAGGATCTATTAAAGAGATCCAAAGAACGAGCGGATGGTGGCATGTCGGGTAGCTCAAGCTTTGAACAAGAagatttttcacattttttgaaacttttgcaAGGACAGACTGATAAAAAAGAACAGGATCCAAATGAATCGAATTCTGAAAACACCTTGTTCTCAAAACTAGTGGACGGAAGAACATCTACTGTAGAAGACAAACCTGCGAACGACATGAGTTCTGAATATCCTGAGAAGGAAATTTCTGatatattagaaaaagaacTACCGCAAGCGAATAATCCAAAAACGCctaatgaaattgttgaaacggATTCTAGAGTAGATGGCGAAAAGTTTAAACAGTCTCAAAGTTGTAGTACCAGTAGTAGCAATAAAAATAGAGTAGATAAACAAGAGTTTAAGCAGTCTCAAGATTTTACTAGTAGGAATAAAAATGAGTTGAAAACACCTAGTGCAGTAAACGATCAAGTATCTCCAAAACAAATAGGTGTATCGAATGAAAGCAAAAAATTAGTTAACACGAAGGAAGAGCTGTATACGATTGGGCTTACGCCTAGATTAGAATTGTTTGCGGATGCAATTCCAAAGTTATTAGCCGAGAAAACGGTAGAGAGCGAAACGCAAGAAAGTAAAGAAGTTCCAGAAAATGTGAAAACAAATGTGCGTAAAGCAACATCCAGCTTCGATATTAAAGCGACACGTACAACGACATCTCAACGTAGTTACGTAGAACGTAAGTACACTCACGCGGCTAGCGCGTCAGGTGTCAAACAGCAAAGAAAAGACATAAGGTTTTCGAAGTCTAAGAGTTACGATCAAATTTGTAAACCGCCGTTTAGAACTTCTGTAGAAAACCTAAGAGCAACTAAACATTCGGACACCGCAAAGAAACCTGCCAATTCTCAAATCAGACGTTCACCAACATTGAAGCCAAAGTTGCAACTTACGGTCAAaccaattacaaaaattcctCCTAGAACTAAGTTATCTCCGAAGTCAAAAACAGATCCTGTTAAGACTGGTTCGACTCCCAGTTTGTCTTCCATGTATAAAGGTTACAAAGCAAAGTCTCCGGATAGTTATTCGAGAACTATGATGGGTGGTGGTGATACCAAACAGAATCTAACAAGACAAAATTGGGAATTGTTGTGTCGCGAGGAAAGACATAAGAATGCTCTTCTTAAGCAGCAGTTAGAATCTGagacaaaaatgtacaagaGTCAAATGAATAATATGCAGATATCTTTTGAGGAAGAATTGTTTGCATTGAAGAaacagaatataattttaaagtcaAAAATAGATGAGTACTCCTTGAACGATAGACGCCCAGAACCTCAGGTGAAAAAGGATACAAAACTTCTACTTCTGGAGAAAGAGTTGGAGAAGCAGGAGAACTTGATTCGTGCTTATgaaaaagagaacaaaaaGTTGATACAAGACGCAAAGCGTATGCAAGAAGAAATGAAGCAACTGCAGAAACAGAAGAGTACTGCATTGGAGTCAAATAAAATGCAAGAATTTGTAGATAGAGTCAAAGATCTCGAAGAGGAAGCTCTGAAGCTTAATTTAGAAGTTTCACAGCTCCGAGAGAAGAATGCTGATTGGGCGCTGAAAAACGAAGACTTGTATCAGCAGAATGGTCTGTTGAACGATGAATTAGAGATGTTCAAGGATCAGCTTAGAACAAAGAATGATTTTATTACTAATCGATTGCAAGCTATGACTACAGCAGAATTAGAGTTGAAAAAACAGGTGGAGGATTTGACTGTGAAATTGAGTTCAAAGACTGAGCAATTACGAGTAGTGAAGCAGGAGTTCGATAAACTTCAGCAAAGTGTGCTTCCATTAGAGAAGGAGTTACTGGAATCGAGAGTCAAAGAAGGTAATCTTCTTGAGAAGCTACAGGTAACTAAAAGTCACGTAGAACGTGAAAAGCAGTTGACGCAAAAGCTGAAAGATCAAGTGATCATAGACAGCAAGAAGATTACAGATTTGAACAGACAAGTACGAGAAATGGAAAGGATACTCAAAAGAAAGAATCCCGATTCTGTGTCTGCTCTTATATTGACTGCAAATTCGGAACAAGAAAAGATTAGCACTGAGAAGTTGAAGCTGTTGGAAGAGCGAATTTTAAGtctagaaaatgaaattaaggcAAAGGACGATCTAGTACAGCAGAAGGTGGTCGAATTTCAGAAGAAATTTTCcgatatgaaagaaaaatacattacacAGATAATGGAGCTGGAGAGTAAATTGTTGGAGGTCAATGTCAAGGAACGCAAAGTATATAACGACATGTTCACCCAAACAGCATTGAAACCTGTTGAAAACAAGAGTGTAGAGACTGTcaggaaagaagaaagagctggatcgtttgaaaaagaagacaaaaaGGATCAAAAACTGTCAGCTAAAGCGAGTTTAAAATCACAGAATTCCAAGGAGGATGCTCATCTTTTGGCTACTATAAGAGGATTGAAATTGGAATTAACGAACAAAGATAAAACTGTTTCAAAGATAACCAAAGAGTTTCAGGAATTACAGAAAACGAATAGAAGATTGcagaaggagagagagaaactATTGAACGATAGAAGGACTATCAAGACAATGGACTTTGAGAAAACGAATCGCGCTATGGTGTCCTCAGATTCCAAGTTACTTAGCTTGAGATCTACAGAAGGGAacgatcaaaattcaaacttttatcACAATGGTCACTCGGATGCAAACACACAACGACTGTCCGCCTCTGTCCAAAAGCTTTACAATCCTTTACAATACACTGAAAATGGAGACACCAATCTTGTGAAGAGATTAACCGACGAGAATGATATCCTGAAAGAAGAACTAAGCAAGATGAACACGGACTTCATGGCTTTGAAGAACAAGCGGCTGCACGACTTAAATCTCCTGCAGGAGGAGCACGAGCGTGAAATGGCCACTTTGCTCAAGGAGTACAGCGTTAAATTTGGAGACTCTAAAGTGGTAAAGTTACAG GGCCAGATAAACACGCAAGTAGCTGTGATATCGCACTTGAAGCAGCAAATCGAGAAATTGAGGGACTACAAGGAACAAGTGGTCGTCCTGAAGGTTGAACGAGAACACCTGGAGAATAAAGTGAAAACGTTAAACGAGAAAGTCAAGTACTTGACAACGCCG TTTTCAGGAAAAATAGTTCCGTCACGCCAGAGATGA
- the LOC128874232 gene encoding centrosomal protein of 162 kDa-like isoform X2, translated as MSSNSKKSPRFEDLISTEDDTLGSSISLSIGENSIRINEKPKVDKEVKPNEENEKDKWWLKKPQTRLEMSNVPMEINTKQSPSPSPDVSSSMKEFLEKEKMCKAMHKNEIEIRDKDDTLCDILASTAFDKYPSDFENATDEDIGSILEEMSKIAGALSPNSAPDHTKSTNSIKNSMEEEKSVEELLEEAEELVRKNSSSLSKSGSKTDTLVPENIPEDVESFNRVRQLEADIFQLIEEEVHKETEKIKKSPKNEKKRDSSPGFEVLYENVNSLKAPKTLELQRRKFEEQKVEVSSSSDLDDPIDRHSKSEELKSTRKMESDKDNLQKEITDVDKDFFEDLLKRSKERADGGMSGSSSFEQEDFSHFLKLLQGQTDKKEQDPNESNSENTLFSKLVDGRTSTVEDKPANDMSSEYPEKEISDILEKELPQANNPKTPNEIVETDSRVDGEKFKQSQSCSTSSSNKNRVDKQEFKQSQDFTSRNKNELKTPSAVNDQVSPKQIGVSNESKKLVNTKEELYTIGLTPRLELFADAIPKLLAEKTVESETQESKEVPENVKTNVRKATSSFDIKATRTTTSQRSYVERKYTHAASASGVKQQRKDIRFSKSKSYDQICKPPFRTSVENLRATKHSDTAKKPANSQIRRSPTLKPKLQLTVKPITKIPPRTKLSPKSKTDPVKTGSTPSLSSMYKGYKAKSPDSYSRTMMGGGDTKQNLTRQNWELLCREERHKNALLKQQLESETKMYKSQMNNMQISFEEELFALKKQNIILKSKIDEYSLNDRRPEPQVKKDTKLLLLEKELEKQENLIRAYEKENKKLIQDAKRMQEEMKQLQKQKSTALESNKMQEFVDRVKDLEEEALKLNLEVSQLREKNADWALKNEDLYQQNGLLNDELEMFKDQLRTKNDFITNRLQAMTTAELELKKQVEDLTVKLSSKTEQLRVVKQEFDKLQQSVLPLEKELLESRVKEGNLLEKLQVTKSHVEREKQLTQKLKDQVIIDSKKITDLNRQVREMERILKRKNPDSVSALILTANSEQEKISTEKLKLLEERILSLENEIKAKDDLVQQKVVEFQKKFSDMKEKYITQIMELESKLLEVNVKERKVYNDMFTQTALKPVENKSVETVRKEERAGSFEKEDKKDQKLSAKASLKSQNSKEDAHLLATIRGLKLELTNKDKTVSKITKEFQELQKTNRRLQKEREKLLNDRRTIKTMDFEKTNRAMVSSDSKLLSLRSTEGNDQNSNFYHNGHSDANTQRLSASVQKLYNPLQYTENGDTNLVKRLTDENDILKEELSKMNTDFMALKNKRLHDLNLLQEEHEREMATLLKEYSVKFGDSKVGQINTQVAVISHLKQQIEKLRDYKEQVVVLKVEREHLENKVKTLNEKVKYLTTPSTEQLQLLQDKITILQQRHESREMTLQTLVRDLLRNRTQCKDCCKNEKGKNRKLCYFRQELDHILGMLQEIANVH; from the exons ATGtcttcgaattcgaaaaaGTCCCCTCGCTTCGAGGAT CTGATATCAACCGAAGATGATACCTTGGGCTCTTCCATAAGTCTTAGCATAGGTGAAAATTCGATTAGAATAAACGAAAAGCCTAAAGTGGATAAAGAAGTCAAACCAAACGAGGAAAATGAGAAGGACAAATGGTGGTTGAAAAAGCCGCAGACCAGGCTTGAAATGTCTAACGTTCCtatggaaataaatacaaaacaatCTCCATCTCCGTCACCAGATGTTAGCTCTTCGATGAAAGAGTTTctagaaaaagagaaaatgtgCAAA GCCATGCAtaagaatgaaattgaaattagagACAAGGATGATACTCTGTGCGACATTTTGGCATCTACCGCGTTCGACAAGTATCCTTCTGATTTTGAAA ATGCAACTGATGAAGACATAGGCAGTATCTTAGAAGAAATGAGTAAGATTGCTGGAGCTCTTAGTCCAAATTCAGCTCCGGATCATACAAAATCTACGAactctattaaaaattcaatggaAGAAGAGAAATCTGTGGAAGAGTTGCTAGAGGAAGCTGAGGAACTTGTAAGAAAAAATAGTAGTAGTTTATCCAAGAGCGGATCAAAAACTGACACTTTAGTACCTGAGAATATTCCTGAAGATGTAGAAAGTTTTAACAGAGTTAGACAATTAGAAGCTGATATCTTTCAATTGATCGAAGAGGAAGTACATaaggaaacagaaaaaatcaaaaagagtccaaaaaacgagaaaaaacgGGATAGCAGTCCTGGATTTGAAGTATTGTATGAAAACGTAAATAGCCTGAAAGCCCCAAAAACATTGGAACTTCAAAGGAGAAAATTTGAAGAACAAAAGGTGGAAGTATCGAGCAGTTCTGATTTGGATGATCCAATCGATAGACATTCTAAATCGGAAGAATTAAAGAGCACAAGAAAGATGGAATCAGACAAGGATAATTTGCAGAAGGAAATAACTGATGTAGATAAGGATTTTTTTGAGGATCTATTAAAGAGATCCAAAGAACGAGCGGATGGTGGCATGTCGGGTAGCTCAAGCTTTGAACAAGAagatttttcacattttttgaaacttttgcaAGGACAGACTGATAAAAAAGAACAGGATCCAAATGAATCGAATTCTGAAAACACCTTGTTCTCAAAACTAGTGGACGGAAGAACATCTACTGTAGAAGACAAACCTGCGAACGACATGAGTTCTGAATATCCTGAGAAGGAAATTTCTGatatattagaaaaagaacTACCGCAAGCGAATAATCCAAAAACGCctaatgaaattgttgaaacggATTCTAGAGTAGATGGCGAAAAGTTTAAACAGTCTCAAAGTTGTAGTACCAGTAGTAGCAATAAAAATAGAGTAGATAAACAAGAGTTTAAGCAGTCTCAAGATTTTACTAGTAGGAATAAAAATGAGTTGAAAACACCTAGTGCAGTAAACGATCAAGTATCTCCAAAACAAATAGGTGTATCGAATGAAAGCAAAAAATTAGTTAACACGAAGGAAGAGCTGTATACGATTGGGCTTACGCCTAGATTAGAATTGTTTGCGGATGCAATTCCAAAGTTATTAGCCGAGAAAACGGTAGAGAGCGAAACGCAAGAAAGTAAAGAAGTTCCAGAAAATGTGAAAACAAATGTGCGTAAAGCAACATCCAGCTTCGATATTAAAGCGACACGTACAACGACATCTCAACGTAGTTACGTAGAACGTAAGTACACTCACGCGGCTAGCGCGTCAGGTGTCAAACAGCAAAGAAAAGACATAAGGTTTTCGAAGTCTAAGAGTTACGATCAAATTTGTAAACCGCCGTTTAGAACTTCTGTAGAAAACCTAAGAGCAACTAAACATTCGGACACCGCAAAGAAACCTGCCAATTCTCAAATCAGACGTTCACCAACATTGAAGCCAAAGTTGCAACTTACGGTCAAaccaattacaaaaattcctCCTAGAACTAAGTTATCTCCGAAGTCAAAAACAGATCCTGTTAAGACTGGTTCGACTCCCAGTTTGTCTTCCATGTATAAAGGTTACAAAGCAAAGTCTCCGGATAGTTATTCGAGAACTATGATGGGTGGTGGTGATACCAAACAGAATCTAACAAGACAAAATTGGGAATTGTTGTGTCGCGAGGAAAGACATAAGAATGCTCTTCTTAAGCAGCAGTTAGAATCTGagacaaaaatgtacaagaGTCAAATGAATAATATGCAGATATCTTTTGAGGAAGAATTGTTTGCATTGAAGAaacagaatataattttaaagtcaAAAATAGATGAGTACTCCTTGAACGATAGACGCCCAGAACCTCAGGTGAAAAAGGATACAAAACTTCTACTTCTGGAGAAAGAGTTGGAGAAGCAGGAGAACTTGATTCGTGCTTATgaaaaagagaacaaaaaGTTGATACAAGACGCAAAGCGTATGCAAGAAGAAATGAAGCAACTGCAGAAACAGAAGAGTACTGCATTGGAGTCAAATAAAATGCAAGAATTTGTAGATAGAGTCAAAGATCTCGAAGAGGAAGCTCTGAAGCTTAATTTAGAAGTTTCACAGCTCCGAGAGAAGAATGCTGATTGGGCGCTGAAAAACGAAGACTTGTATCAGCAGAATGGTCTGTTGAACGATGAATTAGAGATGTTCAAGGATCAGCTTAGAACAAAGAATGATTTTATTACTAATCGATTGCAAGCTATGACTACAGCAGAATTAGAGTTGAAAAAACAGGTGGAGGATTTGACTGTGAAATTGAGTTCAAAGACTGAGCAATTACGAGTAGTGAAGCAGGAGTTCGATAAACTTCAGCAAAGTGTGCTTCCATTAGAGAAGGAGTTACTGGAATCGAGAGTCAAAGAAGGTAATCTTCTTGAGAAGCTACAGGTAACTAAAAGTCACGTAGAACGTGAAAAGCAGTTGACGCAAAAGCTGAAAGATCAAGTGATCATAGACAGCAAGAAGATTACAGATTTGAACAGACAAGTACGAGAAATGGAAAGGATACTCAAAAGAAAGAATCCCGATTCTGTGTCTGCTCTTATATTGACTGCAAATTCGGAACAAGAAAAGATTAGCACTGAGAAGTTGAAGCTGTTGGAAGAGCGAATTTTAAGtctagaaaatgaaattaaggcAAAGGACGATCTAGTACAGCAGAAGGTGGTCGAATTTCAGAAGAAATTTTCcgatatgaaagaaaaatacattacacAGATAATGGAGCTGGAGAGTAAATTGTTGGAGGTCAATGTCAAGGAACGCAAAGTATATAACGACATGTTCACCCAAACAGCATTGAAACCTGTTGAAAACAAGAGTGTAGAGACTGTcaggaaagaagaaagagctggatcgtttgaaaaagaagacaaaaaGGATCAAAAACTGTCAGCTAAAGCGAGTTTAAAATCACAGAATTCCAAGGAGGATGCTCATCTTTTGGCTACTATAAGAGGATTGAAATTGGAATTAACGAACAAAGATAAAACTGTTTCAAAGATAACCAAAGAGTTTCAGGAATTACAGAAAACGAATAGAAGATTGcagaaggagagagagaaactATTGAACGATAGAAGGACTATCAAGACAATGGACTTTGAGAAAACGAATCGCGCTATGGTGTCCTCAGATTCCAAGTTACTTAGCTTGAGATCTACAGAAGGGAacgatcaaaattcaaacttttatcACAATGGTCACTCGGATGCAAACACACAACGACTGTCCGCCTCTGTCCAAAAGCTTTACAATCCTTTACAATACACTGAAAATGGAGACACCAATCTTGTGAAGAGATTAACCGACGAGAATGATATCCTGAAAGAAGAACTAAGCAAGATGAACACGGACTTCATGGCTTTGAAGAACAAGCGGCTGCACGACTTAAATCTCCTGCAGGAGGAGCACGAGCGTGAAATGGCCACTTTGCTCAAGGAGTACAGCGTTAAATTTGGAGACTCTAAAGTG GGCCAGATAAACACGCAAGTAGCTGTGATATCGCACTTGAAGCAGCAAATCGAGAAATTGAGGGACTACAAGGAACAAGTGGTCGTCCTGAAGGTTGAACGAGAACACCTGGAGAATAAAGTGAAAACGTTAAACGAGAAAGTCAAGTACTTGACAACGCCG aGCACAGAGCAGCTGCAATTGCTCCAGGACAAGATAACGATTCTTCAGCAACGACATGAAAGCCGGGAGATGACTTTGCAGACTTTGGTGCGTGATTTACTACGAAATCGAACGCAGTGTAAAGACTGTTGTAAGAACGAGAAGGGTAAAAACCGAAAGTTATGCTATTTTCGACAGGAGCTGGATCACATTCTTGGAATGCTCCAGGAGATTGCTAACGTTCATTAA